Genomic DNA from Dermacentor variabilis isolate Ectoservices chromosome 6, ASM5094787v1, whole genome shotgun sequence:
ggctgcagaccatctctcccaaaaatggccgcctcctgcgctggagcctcgctttacaacaatattcctttgaggtgcgttacaaaaaggggagtctcaacggtaacgccgatggcttaagtcgaagcccctaacgtaggaatcagccccaaaattgtttgttactgatgtttttcttcctgaggcaggatttttttttaacatattgcttttgtttagtgtttcaaagtgatgatatgctttctagtgcaatttttcaatttgtggacgcgttctgagtgatgctagactactgtaaggaactaggcagtggtataaaaaggggaaagagcctggcagggcttagtgagggttgtgccgtgcttgctgactgagcggttgagtttcagcgtagttctaacgcttgccgggaacgagaacaaaaatgtgaactctcccgaagtcactttgcagtgtcccgtgcgaacctgaacaagagaacgaggccttctctgtgcgctgcgctcaagaaacgtcgagggacgcccgacttcggttatgagcatcatcgagcgacatccctccggacagcggatgcagtcccctgtccatcgggatctccttcccccggcggagcggtctgttgcgattcgcctgcgacacgtggttttgccggcgcgactgcggcggggcggcagacattttggcccgatcgtcgtcgccgcaacactcatcgccaggtgtttccaggcgcgactgcggcgatgcgaccgcctagggattatcctcgcattccagtcattgtgcccgaaacaggcgatgccaaagcagggatctcattccagtcattgtgcccgaaacaggcgatgccaaagcagggatctcgttccagtcattgtgcccgaaacaggcgatgccaaagcagggaccatcctctcattacagtcattgtgtccgaccggcagcgccacgacagggtgctacgagatcgtgctcgacatggtgctacggcatcgctacgacagtgtgcgtcaccattagcccattgtacattcacgtgctcgtcttttgaggggttccttcttgccctcaactgcgagagtataaaaacagctgcccccggacgccaaaaggagggctccgatttcttctgttgagtgaagtgctctcccgtctctctacttcggtcaaacctgaccgccaactctttgcgatgttaaaataaacaagttgtttcgttgttacgagtcgactcatgctttgccgggaccttcggatgcttccagttgtaccccaggccgccaggccaacgctacccttggggcttgcgacccaggtacaaccacgggcgtcagcgccgagttcccaacagatcgtaccagcggtgcgatccaaacaccgccaagcacgagccCGTGTGCAGGTGGCGTTACAGAAGTTTTCGCAAGAAGCTTCGCAAAGAGGGAGAGGTCTGCCGCTTCATACTTTCGCCGCCTAAGAAGTCGCATCGGCAAACTTCGCTGATATATACCCACTTACGAATTCCTAACAACATGcccacgtgtatatatatatatatatatatatatacgcatatcGCGTTTCACGAGTGTCGTAAACTCGTGGGAGTGGGAGTGTACGCGGTAAGTCGATGAATGCGTATTGAAGTCGTAGCGGGGCCAACAATAATGACGCTTTCGAGAGAGAGCAACTATTCCACGCACATCACACGACGCCGTTAGAAATGAAACTATTCACTGACCATggtcgaaaaaataaaaatgaagatcAGTGTACTGAAACCTTGTCCACgatacttaaaaaaaagaaaagaaaaaaagaaaaagatttctAGCAATGATTCAATAAATTGCAGCAACGAATATCCTGACAATAGTTTTACTTGAACACACGATTTACGGTACGTTCTGTACAACTCGGCACTACACTACACACGGAGGCTGTAAGTTAAATGTTCAGTCTGCAGAAATGCATTTAAATAAGCGAGGCTTAGAgccaacccctccccccccacacacacacaaacacacacacctacacctttgttttcattttattttttcatgcatTTATTGTAGGGAACGTACACTAATCTAGCCTACCACGCCCATTCATATACGGTTaatgaacaaaaataacagaAACATCCACTTCACTACCTCACCCTAGAGAAAACCAAAAAGCATTAAACTGCAGTGTTCATCTTAATTCGCTAACGTATACTTCAAAAGATCAGGCATAGGACGTACGCGATAATCGCGATTTCAAGACAGTCCCGTGTTTTCCGCGAGGGTGACACCACAATGAGTTATATAAGCGGTTTTGTCAAGAGAAAGGTATGACGTCATGCTCGCCCGAGCGTTTCAATTCTATTTGTGCGCTATTCTTGGCCGAGAAGGTGGACTCGGGAGGCGTGCGTGTTGCTGTTATATGcctactacacacacacacacacacacacacacacacacacacacacacacacacacacacacacacacacacacacacacacacacacacttgccaTATGCGAACTAAACTGTGACCTTGTCGGCTTTGGTCATGGCCGCGCACCCCTCAATTCAGCCGGTAAATAAGGGGGAGAACACTTTCCTTTTAAACGGGGGGAAACTCAAGGAAGCAACGTCCCCTAGGGACACAATGGAAGCGCGTGGTGCGTGCGATTCTTTATTTCGTAAAGACCGCGAGCACGGATGCTTGCTTTTATTTGCGCGCGAACGCTTTTTGCACCAGAGAGAGCATAACCTTGAGGTGCTGTGCGCATTGTCAGCTCAAAAATAGTGACAACGCGCCTGCCCCGtcctccttgctctctctctccctctttcactgtGCAGATGATTGGGTGTCGGAACGTCCAGGCTTCTCGCtatccttgtttctttttttttacgcagtGAAATGCAAAGCCGTACTACGAGAGCGTCCATGCCTAGTGAACGTGAAAACTTGGGTCGAGAATTAAATTGTGCCTCCCCATTGAATCGAAAACACGTATCAGTATCAGCCTTCTAAGCCCGGAAGGCGCCGGATCAAATCCCGGGCCAAACGGCgacatttcgatggaagcgaaatggaaaaaaaaaaaaaaaacgctagtgTACCTTGCATCTGGTACACGTTaacgttaaaagaaccccagctggtcaaaattgatgtggagtccccgactacggcgtgtgCCTCATCAaccacatcgtggttttggcacgtaaaacatcagaatgtaaatccttttttttttttcaattatcgGTCGATTATGATAATAGTAAAGTCCACTAAGAGCCCGAAATAGAGCTCGTTGAAAAATGAAGAGAAATGCTGAAAGGTGGCAATGAAACGAACGCAGGTGCATGTGTTATCGAACTGGCGCTGCGTGTCGAATCGACGAGGGCTATTAGCCGCGGAGACCATAATGAAGAtaacgcgcgcgcgtgcgcgctaaCGCGCTTATAAAAAGACCGCGCGCTTGAGTTGTTCGACCAGATACATTGTTGCAGCCCGGaaagctttctctctcttaatCTTTCTTCATCGAAAGAGGGGCGTGATTTATATATGCATACATAGCGCATCTTCTGCGGTGCAGCTGTAACGTCAGCTCGTTCCATATTTCAACGGCACGCCTACGGATGGGGATGAGGGAGGCTCATACTCTCAATCACGAGCACACTCACCGCCCCGCATAAACAACGCATCGAGACGCTAGCCGCGCGCGCAAATGCGGCGATGGGGTCAAGCGCAATCGAGATCCGCCGGCAGGCCGACCGACCTACCGACCGACCAATATCGGCGCCGGAACGGGCGCGCCGGTCTTTTTCCCGGGTCAACGACTCACCGCATACAGTGGAAGGTAGATCTTGAGCGACTCCTTGAACGCGTGCAGACCGACGTAAACGGATGCCTCGGCGCAGTACGGAGTCCACGTGTGGCCGATCTCGTAGCAGTTGTACGGCAGGTGGTAGTCCAGCAGCTGAGCGTACTTGCTGAACACAGCCATGCTTCGACGatggacgcacgcacgcacgcgcgcgcgccgcGAGACCCTGTTTCCGAGTCAAAAGAGCCGCGGCACCATTTGGGGGAGTGCCTCCGCCGCCACGTTCGAGAGCGGAATGTAAAAGGTTACGCTAGAGTGGTGCACCTTCGCCGCCGAGCTCCGGAGTGCGGCGGGGCTGCTGCTGCAGCCGGTGAGAGACGTGCCGCCTTCGAAATGTGCGGACAAGAAAGCGGCAGCGGAGCGGGCGGCGTCGTCCGCTGGAGTTCCGCTTCTCGCCGGGAGCGCGCGCCGGCGTGCGTGACAGAAGCGGAAAGCCAGATCTGATTGGGCACTGGCTGCCCCAAGAAATGACGTTTGCGATGACATCaccgttgttgtttttttgcgaTTGTGGACGTATGACTGACCATAACAAAGGAAAGTCTGAAGTAAATGGTAGACAGCGCCATCTTGTGCATTATGTGTAAAACAGTCTGTGTGGTTACAATTTTTTAAATAAGTTTAAAGTTActattttttttactgtgctAATGCCTCAATAAGTAATAACGTTCCAATAGCATGAACACTGCCGTCACAAACCGTGAACCACGTCACGTGACACAACACAGCATGGCAGCGTCCTGTTGTTTTGCTGCTCTTTCGTAAAAGGAGACAAGCGGCTTCTTTCGTCGCTATCACGCAATCAGCTGTTGCCATTGGCATCGCAGATGTACCGACGCAGTCTCGATCTCTTCGCTAGCCAGGTCGTTACAGGATAACCCGGAGTGTCGAGGTGTTTTCTTTTCATCCACCTCGAAGAGCATATATATTTAACAAACGCCCGGTCGGCCCGGTTACGATGGATGACGACTACGGGATCGTGGAATATTTCTACGAGCACAATAGTCATAGGTGTGGCTACTGCAAGTCGGAATCGTCCAGCCTTAGTTGCGGTACGTGCGTTTGCTGGTATCGCTGTTTGTCTTAATCGCTGTCGGTTACCGGTGATTGTGGTGTTAACCTCTGCGTTGCCAAAATGGGTCTTGCTTTTTGAGCCCTTTTCGGGGGCGATCGCTTTTTCTTCTAGGCATGTGGGCACACAGACTAACAGCAGGAATTTATGACGACCTCCTTAATCGAGGTTGGAGGAGGTTAGTGAACAATTTTCGTTTTCTTAAATCTTTTCTGCTACTCTGCTCAATGGAGTGGTCATCTGAGCGTCGGCCGCTGTTTCTGTTTGTTTCACCAAGGTCGGGCGAGTACTGCTACAAACCAGTGATGAAGAAAACCTGCTGTCGCCAGTACCCCATAAAGTAAGGTGCAACGGTCCGATGAATTATTCGaggcaagaagaaaaaagaaaagaactcggccATCTTTCATTTGTCTTGGTGTGCAGGCTTGATGTCGCTGAATTCAGCCTGACCAAGTCACAGAAGAAGCTCCTGAAACGGATACACAAGTTCTTGGCTACCGGCAAAAGAAATGAGAACGGAAAGGTAACCTCTGTTCCAACGCGCATTGCATCCATGCCACCCGATGTACTGATCCATGTTTCTTTCGCCCAGCCGGATGAGAAAGGCGATCACTGCTCCGAAGCAATGGGCGACAGAGTCGTAGAAATGCCCGACTTCTCAGACAAAAAGTCGAACGTGCAACTTGACTTGGAAACCTGCAATCTAAAGCCCGCTGGCGGTtagtttcttgttgttgttgttgttgttgttgttgttgttgctgctgctgctgctgctgccatggagGAAGTCTTCCTTCTTGCTTGGTggttgctgctgctactgtttTTCCTTCATTTCTCTAATCTATAGAGCCCCCAGCGCGCTTGTCTAGAGTGCTGGAATGATGCACTTAAGATTGCGTTTGCGCCGTCTGTTGTGGGCACCTCGTTCGAGACAGCTTAGTTTCGCGTTGACAGCGGACGTTACACGTGCGGTCTGCAGCATACTGTTGCTGTGCTTTGGGAAAGAGTGTTGGGAGCTGTAACTTGTCAAGTTAGCCTAGCAGGCCTGATTTATAGTAGGCAACACATTGTCTCACGTGCCTGTAGAGGGTAGTCGTGGCTGATCGCATTACAGCTGTTGAGGTTATGTTCTTGATTCATGATGTCGGCATTTGCACttgtatttcataaataaatcgTGGCATTAAGGTTAGTCCACACAACTTCGACTCTCGCTCAGTTTCTTTTGCAGTGGTCGTTACAGTGGAACTTTACCTTAGTTTGTGCCACGGACCAATGTGCAATCGAGACATTACCCTATTGGGGCTTCAAGAAACAAATGAACTGGCACCGACTGAGAAATTAATGACAGCAGCACGACCGCTTAAGTCAAGGAAATTTTCACATTGTACTTTTATAGTCAAATTGAAGGAACTAAATGTAGCGAGCACAAGGCAGACAGAAGAAATGTGACAGAACCCATCACCTTCCTTTTGTCTTGTCTtgttcattttttattattattcaagcATGAACATATTAGTTTGAGATCAAATAATGCTAATCCAATCTATTGTTTAGTAAAAGGACAACTAGCATTTCTGTACACATAAGCTTCACAAAATGTATGTCTAGGGTGTGTAATGTATATATATGTTGCAGAAGTCCTGTTAAATTGGCGTTGAGCAAAAGCCTATTCCTCGAATAAAATCTGTAACATCCACGAGCAGATTTGTTGTATAGGTGCACAAATATTTTCCTGTTGTGCTCATTAATAAGTGTGTAAATATAGAAACATTACTAAAGCCACGGATGCTGCTCGTATTTGCACGACGAATAGTTACATTATCACACTTCGCTTCATTTTGCTGTGCAAGGCGCATTCTGACCTTCATAGTTTTGCTTTGTAAATTGCTATGCAATGTTAGGCAGCATTCCATATTTTATTGTCAGCCTGTGTTAACTTCAGTTACATTATAGGGACAGTCACTGCAGTATTCCCATTGTAAAAGACACTACACTGCTTACCTGCTGAGTATTTGTTTCATGTGCGTGATTGCTATGCGCTTGTGGTTTAACATGAATATTTCCCCATATTCGCATGAAGTTACTGCATTTACTAACCACTGAAAGTGTTTGCACAACTCTCTTGATGCTTACAAACCAACACAATACTGTACCTTGGTCATTACACTTGGAAAATGCCAGTGCTAACAACCACCTAGGACAGCACTCCAGACGTTACTTGAAGTCATCTATCAAGTGTGGTTAGCATTAGACACTGAATGCAGCCTGCAAAGCTTCGTTGTTGCTTTTGCATGACTCGCAAGATTCAAAATACTTTTGTTCCATGTCTCTGCAAATTTGCTTTTGACTCTAGAAGACACAGTTACAACTGAAAGCACTGGAAGTGAAGGAACTATGATTTCTGAATCAATGGACCAACATTTAGAGAAACCACCAGAGTGTTCCAAAGAAGAAACAGTGTCCAAAACTGAGACGACAGCTCATGTGCCAAAGAAAGGTACGCATCTGCATAAAAGTCCAGGCTTTGGCAAGAATCTTTCAGCAGCTTTTGCAGCACGATTGTGTGTCTTTTATTGAGGCACGCACTATCGCAATTTCCTTCAAAGCACTGGAACATTGAATAAGCAAATGAATTCTGCTGAAATATACTGAGCCATTGATAATGACAGTTATCGGCATGCTGTCCTCTATGTTGTATCATGGTTAGAAAGAATGTGAGCACTGTTtgattcactttgctgagtgcttctaGCCTTTGCCTTATGGGCCATTGcattatgagccattgcattcttttgcttgcttactagGGTATGAGTGCTTttgggggcatgagccattgatgataatAGCTTTTGTTGACAGAAACGAAAAATAcgtggaaccctagccatatacagctttgctgtaaaagctgTTTGTTTTTGCACACAGGTTAAAAGCTTCGGAACCTTTAGGGGCGCTAGTGGTGCTCCATATAGGTGCAGAATTAGAGAAGGAGGGGAGCGAGAAAGGGAGAAAGGTGCTGCCTTGAAACTTAAAGTGTCTTTAAGTGTGCGATGTCTGCGATGATGCCTCTAAGAAAACGGTGATTCTGCTGCCACAGAATAGAAGGCGCCCTCTGTCACCACTATGGCAAAACACAGTGCACATGGCACGAGGTGGTGCACTGTAGTTACCTTTAGTGCCCCTTCATTAAGCATTTTTCTGTCCAGTACAGTATTCCTCATGCAAGAAAGTGTGTTGTTCCTTCACAGTGTAGTCCAAATAGCCTGTTGTCTTCTTGGAATATGTCAACTTTATGCAAAATGCTTTGTGCCATAGAGAACCAGGGGTACATGCAAGTCTACAGCGTGAAATTCATGCATGACTTCAACATACACAGCCCTGTTATATAATATTTCTACTGTTAGAACTCCTTATAATTTAGGATTCTATTTCAttgtcttttcttttgttcttggcAGGTTTGGGTGCTGACCCAAACAAGCCAAAGTGTCGTAAGGCTCGTGACATCCGTCGAGAAAGGAAGCTTTTGAAACTGAGCAACTCGGGCAAGGACCTCAGCCTTGGTCGTGACAAGGTAGTGGATGTATCCTACATTAAGATTTTTTGTTTCGCAGCATCAAAACTTCATGTTGTATTGTACCGTTGATGTGCAATGCCATAAATCTTGAACACCAGGATATTTTTTGCAGAATTGCCTCGCTAGTAGCCACACGGTATTCTACTCTTCTGGCTTGTGGCACGAGAGAGCTCATGTAACTGAAATTGTGGCAAgtgtacagctttttttttttttttcttcttcttttctagGCTTCACTGTCCTCAAAGAAACATAAGAACGAGCCAAAATCATTGGAAGACTTCTTGTTCGAACCGCTCCCACCAAATGCTGCACACAAGCTAGAAGTAAGTAAGCAGACAGTTACTCCAGTGTGAGAACATTTCTTTACTGCGACAGCATTACATGGATCATCCTACACTGAAAACGTGTCTTTTCTAGGGCACAGTCGTGCTGTAGTAGCATTGTACGCAACGAGTGGCATCACTGGAAGGTATAGTGTCTTACTTCACTGATAACAAAGTCACATTTGACACAATATACCTTTGTTATATCCAgtattgtaagcatatatttgCTACATGCCAATATCGGCAAGAGACACGTTAGGCTTAATTTGTTATATCCAGTAATTCTTTGTATCTATGTTCGTTATAGTGAGATTTGACAGTATAGAGCAGGGGTACGGCTAGGCCGGCATGCTTGTTCCCATTTGGAGAAGGATGGCACCTGCTGACAAAATTTCATCTTTTGAAAAGGCTGCAATGTGCAGGCAGCCAAAGGTTGCTACTGAGCATGGGTGTAGGGCTAAGATGTGGATTTACTGAATGCTCCAACACACCACAGCTAAGCAGGTATGTCCTGCTGGCGCCATGATGGCAGATGGTAATCTCATTGCGCCACCGGTGAACATGAATGGCATGCAACAGTGGGTCCATTGGAGAAAGCCCACGAGTGCCAAGCCACAGTGGCACATGAGCGACTTGAGTGGCAGTGTAGTGGGTGAACGGATGAATCATATACTTCTGTCAAAGTATGTGTCCTTACAGACCGATGCACTCACAATGAAAACATGCATGAAGCTGTGAGTTTCTCTACTTGTGTTTCTGTCTCTCGCGGTTAACGAAGCTTAGCTACTTGAGTGCTGTTTCCCAGGCAGGTCTTTGAAAATTTGTGTAGACCATGCTGAGTAGGTTGAAAATGCTAACACAATATTTCCTTTATTCCCTCACCTCACTTGCTTTACGGCACTCGTAATGCATTTCATAGGCAAACGTGAAGCTGTGTACAGATACAATACGTTAACAAGATCAGTGTAACGGCTGGGTGTGTTGTTTAACATACATGTACACACCAAAATAAGCGTTACATCCCCCATTTGAAAAAGTGCTTCCATGTTTGTATTAAAGAAGAAAGGGCCCTTTTTAAAAATTTGTTTTGGGCGAGCATGAGTTTTACACTTGACAATGGTTACACTTGACAATGGTTACACTTGACAATGGTTACACTTGAGCGCTGGGTCATGTTTGATCAGTCTCTTGACTAAACGAGGTGCATTGTAAATTTGACTCTGGCAACACCTTCAGCTAACATGTAATGCCTTAATGTTAACTGAATTCTACAGTACAGGAAAGTAGGTGGTGTTTAATTAGAAACAGAATACTCTAAAAACATATTACGTCAGGGATAAAGTGGCACTGTAATAGTTTCCAGAATTTGCATTTATATGGGCACATTCAGCAAATACGTATTTGAATAAGTGATCTTGGCCCAGAGACAAACATAAAATATGCAAATAACTAAAATTTCATAAGTATTTTATGTGTgatgaagaacaacaaaacataTTCATGCAGGCCTTTCCTAGAGGATGTGCAGTGATTGGCCAAACTTTTGGGGCAGCGAAATCACCCAGCCAGTCACAGTGCCATATCATGTGCACCAGAAAAGTTGCATTCACCTTTAGGGCCCTCTGCatttttctgtgttttacattATAATGCAGGGGGGGAGGGGTCTTCAATATGAAAGTATAAATTCTTGCAATTGTGCCTTGGCCATTTATTGAATTGTATGTCTGTCATACTATTTTTAGAAACAGTTTCATTTAATTGTCACATTAAGTATTTGCAGAACTGCACACAGCCTCCACGCCTGTCTGTGCATGTAGGTTCGCCTGGTGTGGAATAGCCCTGACTGTCCCGAGTTTGCAAACTCCTTCGATTCCGCCTTAGCCGTCTACTTCCGATACCAGGAGAAAATTCACAAGGACTCTCCCGAAAAGCTAACAGAGCGGCGCTATCGGCGCTTCCTAGTCAATAGCCCAATCCAGGTAGTGGCCAGTTCCTTATTTGTTTGTTCAGCCGTTGCCGTTCTAAatgtgaaaagagagagagagagagagagagcactgctGGTAGTACGCCTTGCCAGTTTACAATTAGCATGTCTCCGTTCAGCTGCTCCTTGTGCtacctgtttatttttttcctgtagCCTTGCAACATATCTTGTAATACTTCCAGTAAGCTTGAAAATGGGTCACTTCAAGACGTTGTCTTTATTTATGTCTTTTTCTTACTATTTTTCTTTCTCACAGCTCAAAGCATGCTCACAAATTGGTGCACACTCCAATCAATGCTAAGTAGCTGGGCAAATAAGTGACTGCCGGACCAAATAGGCTTCCACTTCAATAGGAGTTGGAAAATTCAAACTTCATTGCGGACACAAAACTTGTTGTAGCACTGCCCATGAAGCTGAATGCACAAAGCCAGGATGATAGGAAATAATTTTCTAAAAACACTGTGAGAAATGACCCATGCTCCTCTATTTCAATATGCATCCCCTGTAGCTGCCACGAGCACTTTCTtattcgataaaaaaaaaaaaaaaaggttagacAAGGCTTTGGCAGAATCCAAGGATGTTTGCATGGGCAGTTGGACAGAAATATGTACCCGTAAGCAATGTTCTAAGTACAAGGCGCTTGTACCGTTTGTAACATCACTAAGATAAGTGGGCTTGCCGGGCATTTGTAGCACGTGCCAAGTGGGAAAACACAACTGTCGAAACAAAGTGGGAAAATAGTACAAGTGCAGGGACTACTTCCCTTGTGTATTTGCGGCTTGGGTGTACTTCACAGTAGAGCAGCCTAATGCAGACTTTGGACATGTCTGTTTACTTGATGTTATTGGTGTGGGCACCCATTGAGACAAGGCACTGCTGAAACTGATGAAGTTCGAGGAAGGCTAAATATGCCAACTACCACATA
This window encodes:
- the Ate1 gene encoding arginyltransferase 1 isoform X3, with amino-acid sequence MDDDYGIVEYFYEHNSHRCGYCKSESSSLSCGMWAHRLTAGIYDDLLNRGWRRSGEYCYKPVMKKTCCRQYPIKLDVAEFSLTKSQKKLLKRIHKFLATGKRNENGKPDEKGDHCSEAMGDRVVEMPDFSDKKSNVQLDLETCNLKPAGEDTVTTESTGSEGTMISESMDQHLEKPPECSKEETVSKTETTAHVPKKGLGADPNKPKCRKARDIRRERKLLKLSNSGKDLSLGRDKASLSSKKHKNEPKSLEDFLFEPLPPNAAHKLEVRLVWNSPDCPEFANSFDSALAVYFRYQEKIHKDSPEKLTERRYRRFLVNSPIQVRTVVSNRESPEFEATFEASWRLYECYQMRVHEEPSSQCDRESYCQFLVKSPLQYDHKGPYSLGSFHQQYWLDGNLIAVGVIDILPTCLSSVYLYYNPDYSFLSLGTYASLREIAYARELHKMCPSIKDYCMGFYIHTCPKMRYKGNFSPSRLLCPETYTWHPIEKCKPLLDANKYCRFEQDPNKGDENAVQDLDEVLILYNRTVITYKKYCRLKGNADKAEVKEYANLIGKKCIKRLFLYRKS
- the Ate1 gene encoding arginyltransferase 1 isoform X2 — its product is MDDDYGIVEYFYEHNSHRCGYCKSESSSLSCGMWAHRLTAGIYDDLLNRGWRRSGEYCYKPVMKKTCCRQYPIKLDVAEFSLTKSQKKLLKRIHKFLATGKRNENGKPDEKGDHCSEAMGDRVVEMPDFSDKKSNVQLDLETCNLKPAGEDTVTTESTGSEGTMISESMDQHLEKPPECSKEETVSKTETTAHVPKKGLGADPNKPKCRKARDIRRERKLLKLSNSGKDLSLGRDKASLSSKKHKNEPKSLEDFLFEPLPPNAAHKLEVRLVWNSPDCPEFANSFDSALAVYFRYQEKIHKDSPEKLTERRYRRFLVNSPIQYDHKGPYSLGSFHQQYWLDGNLIAVGVIDILPTCLSSVYLYYNPDYSFLSLGTYASLREIAYARELHKMCPSIKDYCMGFYIHTCPKMRYKGNFSPSRLLCPETYTWHPIEKCKPLLDANKYCRFEQDPNKGDENAVQDLDEVLILYNRTVITYKKYCRLKGNADKAEVKEYANLIGKKCIKRLFLYRKS
- the Ate1 gene encoding arginyltransferase 1 isoform X1 yields the protein MDDDYGIVEYFYEHNSHRCGYCKSESSSLSCGMWAHRLTAGIYDDLLNRGWRRSGEYCYKPVMKKTCCRQYPIKLDVAEFSLTKSQKKLLKRIHKFLATGKRNENGKPDEKGDHCSEAMGDRVVEMPDFSDKKSNVQLDLETCNLKPAGEDTVTTESTGSEGTMISESMDQHLEKPPECSKEETVSKTETTAHVPKKGLGADPNKPKCRKARDIRRERKLLKLSNSGKDLSLGRDKASLSSKKHKNEPKSLEDFLFEPLPPNAAHKLEVRTVVSNRESPEFEATFEASWRLYECYQMRVHEEPSSQCDRESYCQFLVKSPLQYDHKGPYSLGSFHQQYWLDGNLIAVGVIDILPTCLSSVYLYYNPDYSFLSLGTYASLREIAYARELHKMCPSIKDYCMGFYIHTCPKMRYKGNFSPSRLLCPETYTWHPIEKCKPLLDANKYCRFEQDPNKGDENAVQDLDEVLILYNRTVITYKKYCRLKGNADKAEVKEYANLIGKKCIKRLFLYRKS